A stretch of Brassica rapa cultivar Chiifu-401-42 chromosome A08, CAAS_Brap_v3.01, whole genome shotgun sequence DNA encodes these proteins:
- the LOC103834466 gene encoding PE-PGRS family protein PE_PGRS30: MKLVRGKLIIQGLDAVVVGGGEKKGMDGKLVGREGIVVGNEGKVGIENGAVEVGRVGCGNVDGNGGIEVGMVGRVGFGNVDGNGGIEVGMVGRVGCGNVDGNGGIEVGMVGRVGCGKVDGNGGSPVVGIGMFGI; the protein is encoded by the coding sequence CTAATCATTCAAGGACTCGATGCAGTTGTAGTAGGCGGAGGAGAGAAAAAGGGAATGGATGGGAAACTAGTGGGGAGAGAAGGGATTGTTGTTGGAAATGAAGGCAAAGTTGGCATTGAAAATGGAGCGGTGGAAGTTGGAAGAGTTGGTTGTGGTAATGTTGATGGCAATGGAGGAATTGAAGTGGGAATGGTGGGAAGAGTTGGTTTTGGAAATGTTGATGGCAATGGAGGAATTGAAGTGGGAATGGTTGGAAGAGTTGGTTGTGGCAATGTTGATGGCAATGGAGGAATTGAAGTAGGAATGGTGGGAAGAGTTGGCTGTGGCAAAGTTGACGGCAATGGAGGTAGTCCCGTTGTTGGGATAGGCATGTTTGGAATTTGA